The Propionispora hippei DSM 15287 genome has a segment encoding these proteins:
- the pgaB gene encoding poly-beta-1,6-N-acetyl-D-glucosamine N-deacetylase PgaB, whose protein sequence is MNKKITGVLVFCMLILLICPPSLANAKAVLVLCYHNVTDQPGQDIYAVTPANLKSHLTYLKEQGYTPISLKEYIAASQTGAALPDKPVLLTFDDGYQSVYTKVFPLLKEYRYPGMIAIVTSWLDYAPAELGPLVTWQQIREMEGSGLIDVASHSHDMHRFTVITPQGDRGPLLSRLQYKNGRYETVDEQRERVRRDLHESQAAFNKELGHTVQAVVWPYGAYTPSAVTDALQEGFEACFALNDGVNPPGKQALQAANRLIITGNPSKEHFASLLKVNSENTKIPVKAIQLDLDMIYDPGSAVQTEANLNLAIERIRSSGANTIYLQSFSDEDGSGNIKSVYFYTKEAPVKADLFSHVIGRLREEGRFSIYAWFPTLAAQWLLEESPQDAVAAYDEKNKGWYRRATPFSSRVSDRLSSLVADLAAYNDIDGILFQDDVYLNDFEDFSPAAGWAFKEQTDFELTPQLLKERPELNERWIRLKTDTLTGLTVRLWETAGSYRPNLGSARNIYPIVITNPAAEEWLGQNYEQYLRTYTYTVIMAYPYLEKAYQNPNGWLENLASAALSNRENAQKTVFKLQTYDWNKKHWLSEAEIRKQAEVLRKKGVIHIAYYPENVYSEQ, encoded by the coding sequence ATGAACAAAAAAATTACTGGTGTCCTTGTTTTTTGCATGCTAATTCTGTTGATTTGCCCTCCTTCCCTGGCTAATGCCAAGGCGGTTCTTGTATTGTGTTATCATAATGTAACCGACCAACCGGGGCAGGATATATATGCTGTAACACCGGCAAATTTAAAAAGTCATTTGACGTATTTAAAAGAACAGGGGTATACGCCGATCTCACTTAAAGAATATATTGCCGCCAGCCAAACCGGTGCCGCATTACCGGATAAACCGGTGCTGCTCACGTTTGATGACGGGTATCAGTCGGTGTATACCAAGGTGTTTCCATTACTGAAAGAATATCGTTATCCCGGAATGATAGCCATTGTTACTTCCTGGCTGGATTATGCGCCGGCTGAACTCGGACCGCTGGTAACCTGGCAGCAAATAAGGGAAATGGAGGGTTCCGGCTTAATCGACGTAGCCTCTCACTCCCATGACATGCATCGTTTTACTGTGATTACCCCTCAGGGTGATCGTGGCCCGTTATTAAGCAGGCTGCAATATAAAAACGGCCGGTATGAGACGGTTGACGAGCAGCGTGAGCGGGTAAGGCGGGATTTACATGAATCCCAGGCTGCTTTTAACAAGGAATTGGGTCATACGGTGCAAGCCGTGGTCTGGCCTTATGGCGCCTATACGCCATCTGCCGTCACAGATGCACTGCAAGAGGGCTTTGAAGCCTGTTTTGCCTTAAATGATGGAGTAAACCCTCCGGGAAAGCAGGCCCTGCAGGCAGCTAACCGCCTGATTATAACAGGTAATCCGTCGAAAGAGCATTTTGCCAGTTTACTCAAGGTCAATAGTGAAAATACCAAGATCCCGGTTAAAGCAATACAACTGGACCTGGATATGATTTACGACCCCGGCAGCGCAGTTCAAACAGAAGCAAATCTGAATCTGGCAATAGAACGGATTCGCAGCTCAGGAGCAAATACCATTTATTTGCAGTCGTTTAGTGATGAGGACGGATCGGGTAATATCAAGAGTGTCTATTTTTATACGAAAGAGGCACCGGTCAAGGCTGACTTATTTTCTCACGTAATTGGCCGGTTGCGGGAAGAGGGAAGGTTCAGTATTTATGCGTGGTTTCCCACTTTGGCGGCTCAATGGCTGCTGGAGGAATCGCCGCAAGATGCCGTTGCAGCCTATGATGAAAAAAACAAGGGCTGGTATCGGCGGGCGACTCCTTTTAGCTCCCGGGTGAGCGACCGGCTAAGTTCCCTGGTTGCCGATTTGGCAGCTTATAATGATATCGATGGCATTTTGTTTCAGGATGATGTATATTTAAATGATTTTGAGGATTTTTCACCTGCTGCGGGCTGGGCATTCAAAGAACAGACTGACTTTGAACTGACGCCGCAATTGCTCAAGGAAAGACCGGAGCTAAATGAGCGCTGGATTCGTTTGAAAACGGATACACTAACCGGACTGACTGTGAGGCTTTGGGAAACAGCCGGAAGTTACCGTCCTAACCTTGGCAGTGCCCGCAATATATATCCCATTGTGATCACCAATCCGGCAGCCGAAGAATGGCTGGGCCAGAATTACGAACAATATCTTAGGACATATACCTATACGGTAATTATGGCCTATCCTTATTTGGAAAAGGCTTATCAAAATCCGAACGGCTGGCTGGAAAATCTGGCGTCGGCTGCTTTAAGTAACCGGGAAAATGCCCAAAAGACAGTGTTTAAGCTGCAGACCTATGACTGGAATAAAAAACACTGGTTGAGCGAAGCTGAAATACGCAAACAGGCTGAAGTTCTTAGGAAAAAGGGTGTAATTCATATAGCATATTATCCGGAAAACGTATATTCCGAACAATAA
- the pgaC gene encoding poly-beta-1,6-N-acetyl-D-glucosamine synthase — protein sequence MLDSYSLLEFLEDYVFYYPLAMSIIWMIGASYFYMRREQGRKKLPELEAYPLVSVLVPARNEEKAIASTLKAILASSYPQLEVIAIDDASTDSTAMILQQIESEEANVRVLLLDKNMGKPYALRCGALASKGDILLCIDADAYLDPYALHWIVAHFINGPRVGAVTGNPRVRNRTSLLAKIQVGEYSSIIGMIKRTQRILGKVLTVSGVIAAFRKQAVFDVGLWDTDMITDDINITWKLEKRFWDIRYEPNALCWILVPESFRGLWKQRVRWAQGGVEVIRRHRDIWKSWKQRRLWPVYLEYVLSVIWSYTYVIFGCIWLINLVYPTGWPEVHILPEWKGSLLALVCLVQFLVGLSLDKKYERHIPGYLFWVIWYPFAYWLLMALATVYATPRALFRKMGKPAVWTSPDRGLFTKL from the coding sequence ATGCTGGATTCCTATAGTTTGCTGGAATTTTTAGAGGATTATGTTTTTTACTACCCGTTGGCTATGAGTATTATCTGGATGATTGGGGCGTCTTACTTCTATATGCGGCGGGAGCAAGGCCGGAAAAAACTGCCGGAGTTGGAAGCATATCCGTTGGTTTCCGTACTGGTGCCCGCACGCAATGAAGAGAAGGCGATCGCCAGTACCTTAAAAGCGATCCTTGCCTCTTCGTATCCCCAGCTGGAAGTTATAGCTATTGATGATGCCAGCACGGACAGTACCGCCATGATTTTACAGCAGATAGAGTCGGAAGAGGCCAACGTTCGGGTGTTGCTGCTGGATAAAAATATGGGTAAGCCCTACGCGCTGCGCTGTGGCGCACTGGCCAGCAAAGGTGATATTTTGCTCTGCATTGATGCGGATGCTTATCTTGATCCCTATGCGCTGCACTGGATTGTAGCGCATTTCATCAATGGTCCCCGCGTTGGAGCTGTAACCGGCAATCCCCGGGTCCGCAACAGGACCTCCCTGTTAGCCAAAATACAGGTTGGCGAGTATTCGTCCATCATCGGCATGATCAAGCGGACGCAGCGAATTTTGGGCAAAGTGCTGACGGTATCCGGTGTCATTGCCGCATTTCGCAAGCAGGCTGTTTTTGATGTGGGACTATGGGATACCGATATGATTACGGACGACATAAATATTACCTGGAAGTTGGAAAAGCGTTTCTGGGACATTCGCTATGAACCCAATGCGTTATGCTGGATTCTGGTACCGGAATCTTTTCGAGGTTTATGGAAACAGCGTGTTAGGTGGGCTCAGGGTGGTGTGGAGGTTATCCGCCGTCACCGTGATATATGGAAGAGCTGGAAGCAGAGACGGCTATGGCCGGTTTATCTCGAATATGTACTGTCGGTTATTTGGTCGTATACTTATGTTATTTTCGGCTGCATTTGGCTGATTAATCTGGTATATCCGACCGGTTGGCCGGAAGTGCATATCTTGCCGGAATGGAAGGGTTCCCTGCTGGCCCTTGTGTGCCTGGTCCAATTTCTTGTCGGGTTAAGTCTTGATAAAAAATATGAGCGCCATATTCCCGGCTATTTATTTTGGGTTATCTGGTATCCCTTTGCCTATTGGCTGTTGATGGCTTTGGCTACCGTGTATGCAACGCCCCGGGCGCTTTTTCGGAAAATGGGAAAGCCCGCTGTATGGACAAGTCCCGACAGAGGATTATTTACCAAATTATAA
- the pgaD gene encoding poly-beta-1,6-N-acetyl-D-glucosamine biosynthesis protein PgaD, whose protein sequence is MQRNERWFQFLAGKTVAVAAGCLIVVAAVYLGYRSSYIRFPESLSINNILVFTFLFVLAALIAGLLFRNIVQMVFVSLLLKNEVLSAGPDLVINQSALQKPVVRGLEILVSISVWGLFLYFFHSFFTAVSWILGGRLLYGDSLSPSMIEGTETILLISFLFALAMFLVMFSWAQWNYWRFGRLERRKPRPPVPCSVIAAQYGIPERIVHKATTVKVARILTQEVGLDLEVIKEM, encoded by the coding sequence TTGCAAAGAAACGAACGGTGGTTTCAGTTTCTTGCCGGTAAGACAGTTGCTGTTGCTGCCGGTTGTCTGATTGTGGTGGCGGCCGTATATTTGGGTTATCGGTCTTCCTACATCAGGTTTCCCGAGTCATTATCAATAAACAATATACTGGTGTTTACCTTTTTGTTTGTACTGGCCGCACTAATCGCGGGACTGCTGTTCCGCAATATAGTGCAAATGGTTTTCGTGTCCCTGTTGTTAAAGAACGAGGTATTGTCAGCCGGTCCTGATTTGGTGATTAACCAGTCTGCTTTGCAAAAACCAGTTGTTCGCGGCCTGGAAATTCTGGTATCGATTTCGGTATGGGGACTTTTTCTATATTTTTTTCACTCCTTTTTTACGGCAGTTAGCTGGATTTTGGGAGGAAGGCTATTATATGGTGATTCGTTATCTCCTTCAATGATTGAGGGGACTGAAACCATACTGTTGATTTCCTTTCTATTTGCTTTAGCTATGTTTCTGGTCATGTTCAGTTGGGCCCAATGGAATTATTGGCGGTTTGGACGGCTGGAACGCCGCAAACCCCGCCCGCCTGTGCCATGTTCGGTGATTGCCGCTCAATACGGCATTCCGGAAAGAATAGTGCATAAGGCTACCACTGTGAAGGTAGCAAGAATACTGACACAGGAGGTTGGTCTGGACCTGGAGGTAATTAAAGAAATGTAA
- a CDS encoding SDR family oxidoreductase: MSQQKNTSSQPAFPPQHQAQQPGIESQMKPRPVFDDANYRPGGKLTGKVALLSGGDSGIGRAVAIAFAKEGADVAIVYLNEDADAKETKEYVEKTGRRCLLLSGDIGDEAFCRQAVDQTVKKLGQLDILVNNAGEQHVQTTLTNITAAQLEKTFRTNIFSCFYLTKAALAYLKAGAAIINTASVTAYAGNEKLIDYSATKGAIVAFTRSLSLALIKQGIRVNGVAPGPIWTPLIPASFSDEDIAQFGQDTPMQHAGQPFEAAPCYVFLASADSAYMSGQILHCNGGKIVNG; this comes from the coding sequence ATGAGTCAACAGAAAAATACAAGCAGCCAGCCGGCTTTTCCGCCCCAGCATCAGGCGCAGCAGCCCGGCATCGAATCGCAAATGAAACCCCGTCCCGTTTTTGACGATGCCAATTACCGGCCCGGCGGTAAACTGACAGGAAAAGTCGCCCTCCTCAGTGGCGGCGACAGCGGCATTGGCCGCGCCGTAGCTATCGCTTTCGCCAAAGAGGGGGCTGATGTGGCTATCGTTTACCTAAATGAAGACGCCGATGCGAAAGAGACAAAAGAGTACGTCGAAAAAACCGGGCGGCGCTGCCTGTTATTGTCCGGCGATATCGGTGACGAGGCCTTCTGCCGGCAAGCCGTTGATCAGACAGTAAAAAAACTGGGCCAATTGGATATCCTGGTGAACAACGCCGGTGAGCAGCATGTGCAGACCACCCTGACAAACATCACCGCCGCCCAATTGGAGAAAACCTTCCGGACGAATATTTTTTCCTGCTTCTATTTGACAAAGGCCGCCCTGGCTTACCTGAAAGCAGGTGCTGCCATAATCAACACGGCCTCGGTCACCGCCTATGCCGGCAACGAAAAGCTTATCGATTATTCAGCCACTAAAGGCGCTATCGTGGCCTTTACCCGCTCCCTGTCGCTGGCACTTATCAAGCAGGGCATCCGTGTTAACGGAGTAGCGCCTGGCCCTATTTGGACCCCGTTAATTCCCGCTTCCTTTTCTGACGAGGATATCGCCCAGTTCGGTCAAGACACACCCATGCAGCATGCCGGTCAGCCCTTTGAGGCAGCTCCCTGCTATGTCTTTTTAGCTTCTGCCGATTCCGCCTACATGTCCGGCCAGATCCTCCACTGCAACGGTGGCAAGATTGTCAACGGCTGA
- the lpdD gene encoding prenylated flavin chaperone LpdD, which produces MRSIHLSQGSGRTKVNLVCDRMGDSLVVRIFNENEHIGAVAVGEYDHVRERASGSLINRLGHKDDVIALPVAHKIARKTKKPVCVIAGVHLDDITPEEITVLTDYYEAMVDKLLARLEAGLA; this is translated from the coding sequence ATGAGAAGCATACACTTATCACAGGGAAGTGGGCGGACTAAAGTCAATTTGGTATGTGACCGGATGGGAGATAGTCTGGTGGTGCGAATCTTTAATGAAAATGAACACATTGGCGCTGTGGCGGTCGGCGAGTATGACCATGTCCGGGAACGGGCTTCGGGGTCACTGATTAACCGGCTGGGACATAAAGATGATGTGATTGCTTTGCCGGTGGCCCATAAAATTGCCCGCAAAACGAAAAAACCGGTTTGTGTCATTGCCGGCGTTCATTTGGATGATATTACCCCGGAAGAGATTACCGTGCTTACCGACTACTATGAGGCTATGGTGGATAAGCTGCTGGCCCGCCTAGAAGCGGGGCTGGCCTAG
- a CDS encoding aminotransferase-like domain-containing protein: MDTIDWQLDRTQASTLYKQIIEKIKDKIANGEWPPGTKIPSQRSMSDILKVNRSTINTALNELIADGLLEASVGSGTRVANNSWSVLASSAALWTPYTHRGLQQPNLSTIQKINTYEFDDRVIRLGTGELSPEFYPKELMQDTLRSIGEHITSLGYEEPLGLYPLREELCRYLARLQIAATPASLLIVSGGLQALQLISLGLLNRSSTLYLERPSYLFSLNLFQSSGIALRGLPMDNEGISLEALQAVPATASRCLYTIPCFQNPTGTTMTEKRRAELYALCAAKRLPIIEDDVYRELWFDSPPPLPVKALDKQGLVLYIGSFSKALSPGLRLGWITGPEPVISRLADIKNQIDYGSSSLSQWAVHRLLASGAFYRHVDSLRGKLLARRTVCLQILEQYFAGIATWTVPQGGFYVWLTLKKPVSLNRLFYTALDNGLLLNPGNLYDKQASQNLRISYAYARLDDLATGLYRLAELIKTYRL, translated from the coding sequence ATGGACACCATCGACTGGCAGCTTGACAGAACTCAGGCAAGTACGCTATACAAACAAATCATCGAAAAAATCAAAGACAAGATCGCCAACGGCGAATGGCCGCCAGGCACCAAAATCCCCTCGCAGCGCAGTATGTCGGACATTCTTAAGGTCAACCGCAGCACCATCAATACGGCGCTCAACGAGCTAATCGCCGACGGCCTGCTGGAGGCCTCCGTCGGCAGCGGTACGCGGGTTGCCAATAATTCCTGGTCTGTCCTTGCCTCCTCGGCCGCCCTGTGGACCCCCTATACCCATAGGGGACTGCAGCAGCCCAACCTGTCCACCATTCAGAAAATCAATACCTATGAATTTGATGATCGGGTCATCCGGCTGGGTACCGGCGAACTGTCACCCGAGTTTTACCCCAAGGAACTGATGCAGGACACGCTTCGCAGCATTGGTGAACATATTACCAGTCTTGGCTATGAAGAACCGCTTGGCCTGTACCCGCTGCGGGAAGAGCTTTGCCGCTACTTAGCACGGCTGCAGATTGCCGCCACACCGGCCTCGCTGTTAATCGTATCCGGCGGGCTGCAGGCGTTACAGCTCATTTCCCTGGGCTTGCTCAACCGCAGCTCCACGCTCTACCTGGAACGCCCTTCCTATCTTTTTTCCCTCAATCTTTTCCAGTCGTCCGGCATCGCGCTGCGTGGCCTTCCCATGGACAACGAGGGGATTTCGCTTGAGGCGCTGCAAGCCGTCCCGGCCACCGCGTCCCGCTGCCTGTACACCATTCCCTGTTTTCAGAACCCTACCGGCACAACCATGACGGAAAAACGTCGCGCGGAGCTGTATGCTCTTTGCGCCGCCAAACGGCTGCCAATCATTGAAGATGACGTATACCGCGAGCTATGGTTCGACAGCCCGCCGCCGCTGCCGGTAAAGGCGCTGGATAAACAGGGCCTGGTCCTCTATATCGGCAGCTTTTCCAAAGCGCTGAGTCCGGGGCTGCGCCTTGGCTGGATTACCGGGCCGGAACCTGTTATCAGCCGTCTGGCCGATATCAAAAATCAGATTGATTACGGTTCCAGTTCCCTCTCGCAATGGGCTGTGCATCGCCTGTTGGCTTCCGGCGCCTTTTACCGCCATGTGGACAGTCTGCGTGGCAAACTGCTTGCCCGCCGTACCGTCTGCCTCCAAATCCTGGAACAGTACTTTGCCGGCATTGCCACCTGGACCGTGCCGCAAGGAGGCTTCTATGTGTGGCTAACGCTCAAAAAACCTGTTTCGCTGAACCGGCTCTTTTATACCGCCCTGGACAACGGCCTGCTGCTCAATCCCGGCAATCTATATGACAAACAAGCCAGCCAAAACCTGCGAATTTCTTATGCCTATGCCCGACTGGACGATCTGGCTACCGGTCTGTATCGTTTGGCCGAACTGATAAAAACTTATCGACTGTAA
- a CDS encoding LysE/ArgO family amino acid transporter, which translates to MVGYSIQGFLMGIAYLAPIGMQNLYVINTALRKTRLKAYQVALLVTLFDISLSISAFWGTGKVLESIPFLKWGFYLFGSLIILAIGIGLLRTQPESSADIQLDESFYKTVFFTFSVTWLNPQALLDSTFILGGYRASLDAMASLFFMSGVISGSFVWFFGLVTLVARFRHQLTAARLRLINVVCGVTIILFGINLGYKFLQDVLAGYPVLWH; encoded by the coding sequence ATGGTTGGGTATTCTATACAGGGGTTTTTGATGGGCATCGCCTATTTGGCGCCCATAGGCATGCAAAATTTATATGTGATTAATACGGCGTTGCGTAAAACCAGGTTAAAGGCCTACCAGGTGGCGCTACTGGTTACGCTGTTCGATATATCGTTGTCTATCTCCGCCTTTTGGGGGACCGGAAAAGTACTGGAGTCCATTCCGTTCTTAAAATGGGGCTTTTATCTGTTCGGCAGTCTGATCATTCTGGCCATCGGTATCGGTCTGCTGCGGACACAACCGGAAAGTTCAGCGGATATCCAACTGGATGAATCTTTTTATAAGACGGTGTTTTTTACCTTCAGCGTGACCTGGCTGAATCCGCAGGCTTTGCTGGACAGCACCTTTATTTTGGGCGGATATCGCGCTTCGCTTGACGCCATGGCCAGTCTCTTCTTTATGTCCGGCGTCATTAGCGGGTCTTTTGTCTGGTTTTTCGGTCTGGTCACGCTGGTGGCCCGTTTTCGCCATCAATTAACGGCGGCCAGGCTGCGACTGATCAATGTAGTCTGCGGTGTTACCATTATTCTGTTTGGCATCAATCTGGGTTATAAGTTTCTCCAGGACGTGTTGGCCGGTTATCCTGTTTTATGGCATTAA
- a CDS encoding metal-sensitive transcriptional regulator, with translation MLNEQEQKNIKARLRRIAGQINGIEKMVEERRYCVDTLQQIMAARSALNQVALIMLESHTKSCVVTAIQENRTEESVKELMDVLSKFAK, from the coding sequence GTGTTAAACGAACAGGAGCAGAAGAATATTAAGGCAAGACTGAGACGGATTGCCGGTCAGATAAACGGAATTGAAAAGATGGTGGAAGAACGGCGGTATTGTGTCGATACGCTGCAGCAGATTATGGCGGCCAGGTCGGCGCTTAATCAAGTGGCACTCATTATGTTGGAAAGCCACACTAAAAGCTGTGTAGTAACCGCGATTCAGGAAAATCGCACGGAAGAGTCGGTTAAAGAATTGATGGATGTATTGTCCAAGTTTGCGAAATAA
- a CDS encoding heavy metal translocating P-type ATPase, which yields MNKMQSESLVTSSFKIGGMSCAACSSRVERGLAGLPGVVKAAVNLATEKASVTYEPKEVSLQELARKVEDLGYQTFKEKYEFNITGMHCAACSARIERAVSKLPGVYQAVVNLAVEKAVIEVNPDEITSAMLVAKIESLGFGAQPIADNAGGEAGTDREKAARQQDIKRQQFRLVLSAIFSLPLILAMVLHLMGSDGQVTALLMNPYLQWFLATPVQFIAGGQFYRGAYLALKNGGANMDVLVVLGTSAAYFYSIANMLYSPHNLYFETSAILITLIILGKLLEARAKGRTSEAIKALMGLQAKTARVVRNGKEEEIPIDLVQVGDVLAVRPGEKIPVDGVVVEGTSTVDESMLTGESLPVEKTVGDAVTGATLNRVGAFKFKAARIGKDTALAQIVRIVEEAQGSKAPIQRFADVVSGYFVPVVVGLAVLTFLVWYVIVDAGNFSRALVNFTAVLVIACPCALGLATPTSIMVGTGKGAENGILIKGAEHLEHAHRITTLVLDKTGTITKGEPEVTDFTNLSGMAEAELLSLAGGAEKNSEHPLAQAIVSYSQKQAALLSEPATFTAIPGHGVEAVVAGKRILLGTRKLLQEQNIDFAGHIPAIEAMEQQGKTVMLMAVEEELAGLFAVADTVKPRSVEAIAQLQALGIEVWMLTGDNERTARAIAGSVGITHVLAEVLPEDKARKVKELKGQGKIVAMAGDGINDAPALATADVGFAVGTGTDVAIEAADVTLMNSELTGIVAAIRLSKATMKNIKQNLFWALVYNSLGIPLAAAGYLSPVIAGAAMAFSSVSVVTNALRLRNFEPYHKAELIK from the coding sequence ATGAATAAAATGCAAAGTGAAAGTTTGGTAACGTCTTCCTTTAAAATTGGCGGCATGTCCTGCGCCGCTTGCTCCAGCCGGGTAGAGCGAGGCTTGGCCGGTCTGCCGGGGGTGGTCAAGGCGGCGGTCAATCTGGCAACCGAAAAAGCTTCGGTTACCTACGAGCCTAAAGAAGTCAGTCTGCAGGAGCTGGCCAGGAAGGTGGAGGACTTAGGATATCAGACGTTTAAGGAAAAATATGAGTTTAATATAACCGGCATGCACTGCGCCGCTTGTTCAGCCAGAATAGAGCGGGCTGTCAGCAAACTGCCCGGCGTTTATCAGGCAGTGGTTAATCTGGCGGTGGAGAAAGCCGTTATTGAAGTGAATCCGGATGAGATCACCAGTGCCATGCTCGTCGCTAAAATTGAAAGCCTGGGCTTTGGTGCGCAACCGATTGCCGATAATGCCGGCGGCGAGGCCGGTACCGACCGTGAAAAGGCCGCCCGCCAACAAGATATAAAGCGGCAGCAGTTTAGGCTTGTCCTTTCGGCCATATTCTCGCTGCCCCTGATACTGGCTATGGTGTTACATCTGATGGGAAGTGACGGACAGGTGACGGCGCTGTTGATGAACCCGTATCTGCAGTGGTTTTTGGCCACACCTGTCCAGTTTATCGCCGGTGGGCAGTTTTACCGGGGAGCTTACCTGGCTTTAAAAAACGGTGGTGCCAATATGGATGTGTTGGTCGTGTTGGGAACGTCGGCTGCCTATTTTTACAGCATTGCCAATATGCTGTATTCGCCGCATAATTTGTATTTCGAAACTTCGGCCATACTGATTACGCTGATTATTCTGGGTAAGCTGCTGGAAGCCAGGGCCAAAGGGCGCACTTCGGAGGCCATCAAAGCGCTCATGGGACTGCAAGCCAAAACAGCCCGGGTGGTGCGGAACGGCAAAGAAGAGGAGATCCCTATTGACCTTGTACAGGTCGGTGATGTCTTAGCCGTCCGGCCGGGAGAGAAAATTCCCGTTGACGGCGTGGTGGTGGAAGGCACATCAACGGTTGATGAATCCATGCTGACCGGGGAAAGTTTGCCAGTTGAGAAAACGGTCGGCGATGCAGTGACCGGTGCGACTCTGAACCGGGTGGGGGCCTTTAAGTTTAAGGCCGCCCGGATTGGCAAAGATACGGCTTTGGCTCAGATTGTGCGCATTGTGGAAGAGGCCCAGGGGTCAAAGGCGCCGATTCAGCGGTTTGCCGACGTGGTTTCCGGTTATTTTGTACCGGTAGTAGTGGGGCTTGCCGTGCTTACCTTTCTCGTTTGGTATGTGATCGTCGATGCCGGTAATTTTTCACGGGCCTTAGTCAATTTTACCGCGGTACTGGTTATTGCCTGCCCCTGCGCTTTAGGGTTGGCAACGCCGACCTCGATTATGGTAGGGACCGGCAAAGGGGCTGAAAACGGCATACTGATCAAGGGTGCCGAGCATTTGGAACATGCCCACCGGATTACCACGCTGGTTTTGGATAAAACGGGGACGATTACCAAGGGTGAGCCGGAAGTAACCGATTTTACTAATTTGTCCGGTATGGCTGAGGCTGAACTATTGTCGCTGGCTGGGGGCGCGGAAAAAAACTCCGAGCATCCCCTGGCGCAGGCTATTGTCAGCTATAGCCAAAAACAGGCTGCATTGCTGAGTGAACCTGCAACGTTCACGGCGATTCCCGGTCATGGGGTTGAGGCTGTGGTCGCCGGCAAACGCATTCTGCTGGGGACCCGGAAGCTGCTGCAAGAGCAGAATATTGACTTTGCCGGGCATATTCCGGCCATCGAAGCGATGGAGCAGCAGGGAAAGACTGTCATGCTGATGGCGGTCGAGGAAGAACTGGCCGGGTTGTTTGCCGTTGCCGATACGGTGAAACCGCGGTCGGTGGAGGCCATAGCCCAACTGCAGGCGCTGGGGATCGAGGTTTGGATGCTTACCGGCGACAACGAACGGACAGCCAGAGCCATTGCGGGGAGCGTGGGAATCACCCATGTTTTGGCGGAAGTTCTGCCTGAAGATAAAGCGCGAAAAGTAAAGGAACTGAAAGGTCAGGGGAAGATTGTTGCCATGGCCGGTGACGGTATTAACGACGCCCCGGCTTTAGCAACCGCCGATGTGGGGTTTGCTGTTGGAACAGGAACCGATGTGGCCATTGAGGCCGCCGATGTTACCTTAATGAACAGTGAACTGACCGGTATTGTGGCTGCTATACGGTTAAGCAAAGCGACGATGAAAAACATCAAGCAAAATCTGTTCTGGGCCCTTGTCTATAACTCCTTGGGCATCCCGCTGGCTGCCGCCGGCTATCTGTCGCCGGTCATCGCCGGAGCGGCGATGGCCTTCAGTTCGGTTTCGGTTGTGACCAATGCGCTGCGTTTGAGAAATTTTGAACCCTATCATAAGGCTGAGCTTATAAAATAA